One window from the genome of Zymoseptoria tritici IPO323 chromosome 11, whole genome shotgun sequence encodes:
- the SPT1 gene encoding serine palmitoyl CoA transferase subunit LcbA (putative serine palmitoyl coA transferase subunit LcbA, = Lcb1 = regulatory domain) — MNSSTLSNLQGELPAPVLAFIDNAISSFHKLPGSAIFLRYIRSSYQDDPVRSAVELFLFIFAVRYLLAPSYSTKKTKNVPLTEDEIDELVEDWTPEPLAGPETDFERVENEKRPIIVGPAGPKAKLQTGRTAINLASYNHYNFAANPELTAKAISTVRTYGVGPCSPPGFYGTQDVHMKSEADIAAHLGVQACIIYAQSFSTISSVIPAFSKRGDVIVADKAVNYPIRKGLQISRSTVRWYEHNDMEDLERVLARVVKEGQGKPLTRRFIVTEGLCENVGDVVDLPKLIELKLRYKFRLILDETWSYGILGRSGRGVTEHQNVDPTNIDMIIGGLAGCMASGGGFCAGTSEIVEHQRLSASAYTFSAALPALLATTASETVTLLQEDPSIIATLRENIKAIRAQLDPRSDWIRITSAPDNPVLLLVLKDQVVQDRGLSRLEQEMLLQDCVEESLNNNVLITRLKSMPIGPGSTPRDVEKEWQPQPALKVCVTSGLTKKETEKAGTVIRHAITTVLKSKKWQR, encoded by the exons ATGAACTCGTCAACCCTTTCCAACCTCCAGGGCGAACTCCCCGCTCCCGTACTCGCCTTCATCGACAATGCCATTTCCTCCTTCCACAAACTCCCCGGTtccgccatcttcctccGATACATACGCTCTTCCTACCAAGACGATCCGGTCCGCAGCGCCGTcgagctcttcctcttcatatTCGCCGTCCGATATCTACTCGCCCCATCATACAGCACCAAGAAGACCAAGAATGTACCTTTGACGGAAGACGAAATCGATGAACTTGTGGAGGATTGGACACCAGAACCTCTCGCAGGCCCCGAAACCGACTTCGAACGTGTTGAGAATGAGAAGCGACCGATCATCGTTGGCCCAGCAGGTCCCAAGGCGAAACTGCAGACTGGCCGTACAGCAATAAACCTTGCATCCTACAATCACTACAATTTTGCCGCCAACCCCGAGCTCACAGCAAAAGCCATCAGCACGGTGCGCACTTATGGAGTGGGTCCATGTTCGCCGCCTGGGTTTTACGGAACGCAAGATGTGCACATGAAGAGCGAGGCGGATATTGCGGCGCATCTGGGCGTGCAGGCTTGCATCATCTACGCACAGAGCTTCTCCACCATCAGCTCCGTGATCCCGGCGTTCAGTAAAAGAGGCGATGTTATCGTGGCAGACAAAGCTGTCAACTACCCTATCCGCAAAGGGCTGCAGATCTCTCGCAGTACTGTGCGATGGTACGAGCACAACGACATGGAGGATCTCGAGCGTGTGCTGGCCCGAGTTGTGAAGGAAGGACAAGGCAAGCCTTTGACGAGACGATTCATCGTGACCGAAGGACTCTGTGAGAATGTCGGCGATGTGGTTGATCTGCCCAAGCTCATCGAGCTCAAGCTTCGCTACAAGTTCCGGTTGATCCTCGACGAGACATGGTCATATGGAATTCTAGGTCGCTCGGGTAGAGGGGTTACTGAGCACCAAAATGTGGACCCGACCAACATCGACATGATCATCGGTGGTCTGGCAGGATGCATGGCGAGTGGAGGTGGTTTCTGTGCGGGTACGAGCGAGATTGTGGAGCACCAACGTCTGTCGGCATCGGCATATACGTTCTCTGCAGCATTGCCTGCACTTCTGGCGACCACTGCTTCAGAGACTGTGACTCTGCTACAAGAAGATCCTTCAATCATCGCGACGCTCAGAGAGAACATCAAGGCGATACGAGCACAGCTCGACCCACGAAGTGACTGGATTCGCATCACCAGCGCCCCAGACAATCCGGTTCTGCTACTTGTGTTGAAGGATCAGGTCGTGCAAGATCGTGGTCTGAGCCGCCTGGAGCAGGAGATGCTATTACAGGATTGTGTTGAAGAG AGCCTCAACAACAACGTTCTCATCACCCGCCTGAAGTCTATGCCAATCGGTCCCGGTTCCACGCCTCgtgatgtcgagaaggaGTGGCAACCTCAGCCCGCACTCAAGGTTTGTGTTACCTCTGGCTTGACGAAAAAGGAGACGGAGAAGGCTGGCACTGTCATCCGTCATGCAATCACGACCGtgctgaagtcgaagaagtggCAGCGGTGA
- the ARP2407 gene encoding actin-related protein, ARP4 class (Putative homolog of Saccharomyces cerevisiae ARP4; a nuclear actin-related protein involved in chromatin remodeling, component of chromatin-remodeling enzyme complexes), which yields MASTVPATQPPNQQEYAGDEVNALILDAGSYTTRAGFAGEDTPKSVTPSSYGLLSSGEKVFGENAIHLPRPDMEIRSPFNSDGIVEDWETATKLWEYSITSRLTGSRQTPPSKNGLNDDKDENGDTSMAEAEQTEEQERVLGEYPLLMSEPGWNPQKAREKTIEIAMEEWGVPAFFLAKTGQLAAYSQGKPTALVIDIGHHNTSVTALWEGMVLKKSVHHTPLAGSWLNDQVRLMLGSLTPPAPLTPYYMVKSKQPVDAGAPSNAVYTTFDKPPAASFRALEEDRVLTSFKESLVQAWPGPARLDSPAGGGGFTNADHAKQLPPKPFEFPDGWNQVFGIERYKVAEGLFDHNAAYTDSEHAAPTGEQTITSIAKRALDAVDVDARPQLMHNIVLTGAGSLIDKLPERLQSDLQALYPNPKIRVIASSNSAERKFGSWIGGSVLGSLGTFHQMWISKGEYEEFGKSIVEKRCK from the exons ATGGCCTCCACAGTACCGGCCACACAGCCGCCAAACCAGCAGGAATATGCCGGAG ACGAGGTGAACGCCCTGATACTCGATGCTGGCTCATACACAACGCGCGCCGGGTTTGCAGGCGAAGACACCCCGAAATCCGTCACACCCAGCAGCTATGGTCTGCTCTCCTCCGGCGAGAAGGTCTTTGGCGAGAATGCAATCCACCTACCCCGGCCAGACATGGAGATCAGGAGTCCGTTTAACAGCGACGGCATCGTTGAAGATTGGGAGACGGCGACCAAATTGTGGGAATACAGCATCACATCGAGATTAACAGGCTCGCGACAGACACCGCCGAGCAAAAACGGGCTGAACGATGACAAGGATGAGAATGGAGACACGAGCATGGCCGAAGCTGAGCAGACGGAGGAGCAAGAGAGGGTGCTGGGAGAATACCCTTTATTGATGAGCGAACCAGGGTGGAATCCTCAAAAGGCGAGAGAAAAGACGATTGAGATCGCCATGGAGGAGTGGGGTGTGCCTGCTTTCTTCTTGGCTAAGACGGGACAACTAGCAGC ATACTCACAAGGAAAGCCTACAGCGCTGGTTATTGACATCGGCCACCACAACACATCTGTTACAGCACTATGGGAAGGCATGGTGCTGAAGAAGA GCGTACACCACACTCCACTTGCCGGCTCATGGCTGAACGACCAAGTCCGTCTGATGCTTGGATCTCTCACCCCTCCAGCACCTCTCACCCCTTACTACATGGTCAAGTCAAAACAACCAGTCGATGCCGGCGCGCCCTCAAACGCCGTATATACCACCTTCGACAAGCCGCCTGCCGCCTCTTTCCGCGCTCTTGAAGAAGATCGAGTCCTCACATCCTTCAAAGAATCTCTCGTTCAAGCCTGGCCTGGCCCTGCCCGGCTCGATTCTCCTGCAGGCGGAGGTGGCTTCACCAACGCCGATCACGCAAAACAACTCCCTCCAAAACCTTTCGAATTCCCGGATGGATGGAATCAAGTCTTCGGGATCGAACGTTACAAGGTGGCAGAAGGCCTGTTTGACCACAATGCCGCATATACCGATTCGGAACACGCCGCACCGACAGGCGAGCAAACCATCACCTCCATTGCCAAGCGTGCTTTGGACGCCGTAGACGTCGACGCCCGGCCTCAACTGATGCACAACATTGTGCTCACAGGTGCCGGTAGTCTGATTGACAAGCTTCCTGAGCGACTCCAATCAGATCTGCAAGCGCTGTATCCGAACCCCAAGATTCGTGTGATTGCGAGCTCGAATTCTGCGGAGAGGAAATTTGGCTCGTGGATTGGAGGGAGTGTGTTGGGGAGTTTGGGCACGTTTCACCAGATGTGGATTTCGAAGGGAGAGTATGAGGAGTTTGGCAAGAGTATTGTGGAGAAGAGATGCAAGTGA